The Starkeya sp. ORNL1 DNA window CGTCGCCGCCGCCCCGCGCCCATCGCGCAACTCAATGAAGATGCGGTAGCGGCCCGGCGGCAGCGCGCCCACACTGGCCCCGGTGAGCCCTGATTTGTCCACAGAAGCGGGGAATGAGCGCGGGCGCTCCTCGGCGTCGCCACCGACGCTACGCACCGTGCTCTCCGCCATGATCTCCCAGCGCGCATCCAGCGGATCGCCATCCGGATCGTTCGCGCTCAGCAGCACCGAGCCGCCCTGCCCGGCCGGCCAGGAGGCAAACGGCGCGTTCGGATCATGGGCGAAACGCAGCTCGGCAATGCGCGGCGCGTGGTTGCCGCCCGGCGTAGCGCCGCCCCAGTTTTCCGCCATCGCCTCCGCGGTCTCGGTCCATTCGCCGGTGGCTAGGCGCAGGCTGTGATAGGAGGGCGTCACTTCCTGCTTCTGCCCCCAGAGAAACACCAGCGTGCCGATATCGGCATCGCCCAGCGCCTTCAGATAGCGGCGGAACTCGATGGCCTTCTGGGTCGAGGTCAGCTCGTAGGGCGCGCCCCAGGGCGTGGTCGCGGCCTGCCAGTGGCCGCGCGCGCCCATCTCGGTGATGACGATCGGCCCCAGCCAGCCCTGCTCCCGCGCCCGGCTGCCGACGCTGTAGAGCCCGTCGCCATAGGCATTGACGCCGAGCACATCGATGTGCGGCGCCAGTTCCTTCACCTTGCGGGCCTTGTCATTGCCGACCTCGGCGACGACGGCCATGGTGGGATGGGCGGGATCGAGAGCCTTCACCCGCCTGGCCGCCGCCTCGATGGCCGGCCAGATTAGCGTGTCGTCGCTGATGTCGACCTCCACCTCGTTGCCGATGCCCCACATCAGCAGCGCCGGATGGTCGCGGTATTTCCCGACGATGGCGGAGATCTCGGCGAGCTGGCGCTCGACGAAGGCACGGTCCTTGTAATCCGCGCCGAGCCGGGGGTGGCCGAGCCACAGCCCGGCAATCACCTTCAGCCCGGCCCGCTCGGCGGCGTCCAGCGCCGGGCCGGGATCGCCGCCATAGGTGCGGACCGTGGTGCCGCCGAGTTGCTTCAGCTCGATGAGCGGCCCGTCGCCGGCTGCGCCGCGCACCGGGAACGTCTTGCCGTCGACGATCACCCGGTCGCCTGAGATCGAGACGTTGGAGGCGGCGGCGGAGGCGATGGCACACGCGCTCACGAGACACGCGCCAAGAGCGGCGGCGACGAGGATCCGCCGAAATATTCCCGGAATTGCATCAGCCATGCGCGCGTCGCATGCGGCGGGCTTCGAGGTCCACCGGCCGGTCCGGCACGGTGAGCTGGAAGGTGGCGCCGATGGTGCCGGTCACCAGCCTTATGTCGCCGCCATGGGCGCGCATCAGCTCAGCGGCGATGGCGAGGCCGAGCCCGGTGCCGCCGCGACGGGTGGAGCCGTGGAACGGCTCGAACAGATGCGCCTGCGCCCGCTCCGGCACGCCCGGCCCGGTATCGGCCACCTCGATCACCACGGTGGCGCCCTCGCGCCGGCCGGTGACGCGGATCTGGTCGCGGTCGGGGTCGTTCGGTGCCCGCGCCGCCAGCGCCTCGCCGGCATTGCGGCTGAGGTTCAGCAGCACGCGGAACAGCTGGTCGGGATCGGCATCGACCGTCAGGCCGCGCTCCACCGATTCGACGAAGCGGATGGTGGGGGCGTCCGGCGTCTCCTGCCCGGCCTCGCTGAGGCCCAGCGTGTCGCGCACGTCGCGCACCAGGCTCGCGACCTCGACCATGCGGCGCTCCGGCGGCGGCTCCTGGGCGCGGCCATAGGCCAGCGTGTGCTCGCAATAGGCGATGGCGCGGTCGAGCGCGACGACCAGCTTCGGCGCGAAGCGCTGCACCGCAGGGTCGCGTATGGCGGCGAGGCGGTCGGAGATCAGCTGCACCGAGGAGAGCAGATTGCGCAGGTCGTGATTGATCTTCGACACGGCGAGGCCGAGCGCGGCGAGGTGGTTCTTCTGCTGCAGCGTATCGGCGATCTGGCTCTGCATGACGACGAATTCGCGCTCGGCCTGGCCGATCTCGTCGAGCCGTCGCGGCTCTTCCGGCGGCACCGGCGAGCTCTCCGGGCTTTCGCGGAAGGCGATCATGCGCTGGGTGAGCCGGCGCATCGGGCGCACGAACATCATGGCGAGACCGAAATAGACCAATGCCGCGGTAAGCGCGGAGATCGCCAGCGAGACCAGCAGGATGTTGCGCGAGAATTGCAGCATCGCCTTTCGCAGCGGTGTCTCGTTGATCACGATCTCGACGAAGCCGCCGCCGCGCGGCGGGGTGCCGACGGCGCGGATGATGCGGCCGTCGCCGGCGAACAGCGTGTCGAATGCCTCGGACACCGCGGTGAGCGGGCCGATGTCACGCAGATCGGTATGGTGCGAAACGTCCGGCGGCATGTCGGAGCTGGCGAGCAGCCGGCGGGTATTGTCGCGCTTCAGGGCGACGGTAATGGCGCCGACGCTGTGCAGCAGTTCGCGGGTGAGCTGTGGCGAGACCATGCCGTCGGGTGCGGCATCGAGCACGAGGGCCGCGGTGCGGGCGCCGGCGAGGCGGTCGGAGATCCAGTTCAGGCGATAGACGGCAATGGAGGGCACATAGATCATCACCTCAGCCAGCAGCACGAAGGCGAGGGTGAAGAGCAGCAGTTTGCCGGACAGGCCAATATGCGGCAGGCGGCGCTTGCGCACGCGCGGCGCCCCCTCCGGCGGCGGGTCGCCCGCCGGGAAGGATTCGGTCCGGTTCACAGGTTCCGAACGGGCGTCCATCTCACCACTACCTAGGCGCCCGCAACGCGGTTCGCCATATCGTGATCGGTGAGGTCGCACATTTTATTGGCGCGAGCGTGGCGGACGTGCAGGAACGGCCTGCCCGAGCACCCTCTTCGTTCATGTCCGCGGGATGACGGAACGATTGACTTGGCGCCACCCCACCCCTATAAGCCCGCCAACCTCGGACGCTCGGCGACCGGGTTGCCCCCCGCTTTTGCGTAGGCGCGTCGCGAGAAATCGCGGAGCCCGCGCGTCGAAAGGGCAGCCGGCCCAGGCGGAACAAACAACTGCGGAGACTGACCCGTGAAGCGCACTTATCAACCCAGCAAGCTCGTGCGCAAGCGTCGCCACGGCTTCCGTGCGCGCATGGCGACCCGTAACGGCCGCAAGATCATCGCCGCCCGTCGGTCGCACGGCCGCAAGCGCCTGTCCGCCTGATCTCGACGGAGCGCGCTCGCCACCCCAGCCTGAGGAGCGGCGCCTACCATGGACCGGCTCGTCAAGCGCAAGGACTTCCTCGCCGCCGCTGCGGCGCTGCGGGCGAACTCCGGTCCGATGCTGCTGCAAGCCCGCGAACGCGGTGACAATGGCAGCCTGCGCATCGGCCTCACGGTTTCCAAGAAGCAGGGCAATGCGGTGGAGCGTAACCGCATCCGCCGCCGGCTGCGCGCCGCGGTGCGCGACGCCCTGCCGCGTGCCGGCCGCCCCGGTTTCGATTATGTGATCGTCGCCCGGCGGGCCGTCATAAGCGCGCGCTTCGCCGACCTTATACGCGACCTGGAACGGGGAATCGCCCGCCTGCACGCAGGCGGCCGGCACAAGCGGGAGGCCGCCCCCAGCCGCCCGCGCGCCGACGGAGTAGCTGCGCATGACGAGTGAAAACCGCAACATGATCCTGGCGATCGTGCTGTCGATGGCGGTCCTGGTCGCCTGGCAGTACTTCTCCGGCATTCCGGAAATGGAGCGCCAGCGCCAGGCCGCGCAGCAACAGCAGGCGCAGCAGCAGGCCGCCCAGCAGCAGGCGCCCGGCACTGAAACCTCCGCCCAGGTCCCCGGCGCACAGGCTCCCGCCCCGGCCAGCGGCACGCCGCCGACCACCGCGCCGGCGGTGGCGAAGGCTCTCACCCGTGCGGAAGCGCTCGCGCTGTCGCCGCGCGTCGCCATCGACACGCCGCGCGTCGTCGGTACCGTTGCGCTGAAGGGCGGGCGCATCGACGACCTGTCGCTGAAGGATTATCGCGAGACGGTCGACCCGAAGAGCCCGATCATCGTGCTGCTCTCGCCCTCCGGCGGGCCGACGCCGTTCTATGCCGAGTTCGGCTGGGTCAGCGGCGCCAATAATGTGAAGGTGCCGACCTCGGAGACGGTGTGGACCGCCCCGGCCGGCGCCACCCTCACCAACAAGACCCCGCTGGTGCTGACCTGGGACAATGGCGCGGGCCTGACCTTCCGCCGCACGGTCTCGGTCGACGACAATTACATGTTCGACGTGAAGGACGAGGTGCAGAACACCGGCACCGCTCCGGTCAGCCTCAACCCCTTCGCGCTGATCTCGCGCCACGGCACGCCGCACACGCTGGGCTACTACATCCTGCATGAGGGCCTGATCGGCGTCACCTCGGACGCCGGCCTGCACGAGATCAAGTACAAGGACATCGCCGAGAAGAAGAGCGAGACCTTCCCCTCCACCGGCGGCTGGCTCGGCATCACCGACAAATATTGGGCGGCGACCGTCATCCCCGGCAATGAGGAGAAGGTGCAGGCGCGCTTCTCCGCCTCGACGCTCGGCACCGACTTCGCCTACCAGACCGATTTCCTCGGCGACACCGTCACCATCGCGCCGGGCGCCACCGCCGCCGCCGGCGGCCGGCTGTTCGCCGGTGCCAAGGAAGTGCGCGTCGTCGACGGCTACAAGAGCTCGCTCGGCATCGACCGCTTCGACCTGCTGATCGACTGGGGCTGGTTCTATTTCATCACCAAGCCGCTCTTCCTGCTGATCGACTGGATCTACAAGGGCGTCGGCAATTTCGGCGTCGCCATCCTGATCGTCACCGTGCTGATCAAGGGCCTGTTCTTCCCGCTCGCCAACAAGAGCTACGCCTCGATGGCGAAAATGAAGGCGGTGCAGCCGGAGATCCAGGCGCTGCGCGAGCGCTTTGGCGACGACAAGGTGAAGCTCCAGCAGGAGATGATGGAGATCTACAAGAAGGAGAAGATCAACCCGATCGCGGGCTGTCTTCCCATCCTGATCCAGATCCCCGTGTTCTTCGCGCTCTACAAGACGCTGTTCGTCACCATCGAAATGCGGCACGCGCCGTTCTTCGGCTGGATCAAGGACCTCTCGGCGCCCGACCCCACCACCATCTTCAACCTGTTCGGCCTGATCCCGTGGGATCCCGGCCAGGTGCCGGTGATCGGCCACTTCCTGCTGCTCGGCGTCTGGCCGATCATCATGGGCATGACGATGTGGGCGCAGATGAAGCTCAACCCGGCCCCGCCGGATCCGACGCAGAAGATGATCTTCGACTGGATGCCGCTGATCTTCACCTTCATGCTGGGCTCGTTCGCCTCCGGCCTCGTCATCTACTGGGCCTGGAACAACACGCTCTCGGTGCTCCAGCAGTCCATCATCATGCGCCGCAACGGCGTGAAGGTGGAATTGTGGGACAATGTGCGTGAGCTGTTCGGCCGCAAGAAGCCGAAGGCGACATGACCAACGACACCACTACCGGCGAGGAGCCCTCCTCGCCGGACGCCTTCTCGGCCGAGGAGATCGAGGCCGGGCGCAAGCTGTTCGCCGGCGAGTGGAACTTCATCGCCGCCGCGCCGACCGTCGACGTGCTGCCCGGCATGGCCGGCATCGAGATCGCGCTCGCCGGGCGCTCCAATGTCGGCAAGTCGACCCTCGTCAATGCGCTGACCGGCCGCAAGGCGCTGGCCCGCACCTCGGTAACGCCGGGGCGCACCCAGGAACTGATCTTCTTCCGCCTCGGCCCGCAGCTGACCCTCGTGGACATGCCGGGCTACGGCTTCGCCAAGGCGCCGAAGGAGAAGGTCGAGGCCTGGACCGACACCATCCACGCCTATCTGCGCGGCCGGGCCAATCTCGCTCGCGTCTTCGTGCTGATCGATTCCAGGCACGGGTTGAAGCCGATCGATCTCGGCGTGCTCGACGGGCTCGACAAGGCGGCGGTGTCCTACGCCATCGTGCTGACCAAGGCCGACCAGCTCAAGAAGGGCGAACTGGAAACGCGCATCGCCGAGACCCAGGCGGCGCTGGCGCGCCGGCCGGCGGCCTTCCCCATCGTGTTCCCGACCTCGAGCCGCGACGGCGAAGGCATCGCCGACCTGCGCGCCGCCGTGGTGCGGCTGCTGGCCGAGCGCGGGCTGGGCTGACTGCCGATAGCCACGTCATCCTGAGGCGCGCGCGTCAGCGAGCCTCGAACGATGCTCCAATAGGGCAACCGGCAACGAGCATCGTTCGAGGCTCGGGCCTTGCCCGAGCACCCCAGAGCCTGGTTCGTAATTCGACCATGGCAAGTGAAATGCGCCATTTCCCCTGTCATGGCCGGCCTTGTGCCGGCCATCTCGGTCTCTGACGCGCTGCCCTGAATCGAGATCCCCGGCACAAGGCCGGGAATGACGCTCGTTCTTGCAATTGCGGGTCAGCCTCTCAGGATGACGTGGTTCCGGTATCCTTGATCGAGGTCATGGCCCCCGCCGCTGCCGCGGGAGACCTTCTCCGCACATGCAAGCGAGGAGATTGCCATGCCGAAGATGAAGGCCGCCATCTTTGTCGAGCCCGGGCGCATCGTGCTCGACGAGAAGCCTGTCCCCGACGTCGGCCCGCTCGACGCCCTGATCCGCGTCACCACCACCACGATCTGCGGCACCGACGTGCATATTCTCAAGGGCGAATATCCGGTGGCGAAGGGGCTCACCATCGGCCACGAGCCGGTCGGCATCATCGAGAAGCTGGGCTCGTCGGTGAGCGGCTATCGCGAAGGCCAGCGCGTCATTGTCGGCGCCATCACGCCGAGCGGGCATTCCTATGCCTGCCTGTGCGGCTGCGGCTCGCAGGACGGCGCCGGCACCAGGCACGGCTTCAAGGCCATGGGCGGCTGGAAGTTCGGCAACACCATAGACGGCACGCAGGCCGAATATGTGCTGGTGCCCGACGCGCTCGCCAATCTCTCGCCGGTGCCGGACCATCTCTCCGACGAGGAGGTGCTGATGTGTCCGGACATCATGTCGACCGGCTTCTCGGGCGCGGAGAGCGCGGAAATCCGCATCGGCGACACCGTGGCGGTGTTCGCGCTGGGGCCGATCGGGTTGTGCGCGGTGGCGGGTGCGAAGCTGAAGGGCGCCACCACCATCATCGGCGTCGACACGGTCCCCGAGCGGCTTGCCATCGCCAGGCGGCTCGGCGCCGACCATGTGGTCGACTTCCGCGCCGGCGATCCGGTGGAGCAGATCATGGCGCTGACCGATGGCCGCGGCGTCGATGCCTCGATCGAGGCGCTCGGCACGCAGCCGACCTTCGAGGCCGCGCTCAAGGTGCTGCGGCCCGGCGGCACGCTCTCCAGCCTCGGCGTCTATTCCGGCGACCTGACGATCCCGCTCGGCGCTTTCGCTGCCGGGCTCGGCGACCACAAGATCGTCACCACGCTCTGCCCCGGCGGCAAGGAGCGCATGCGACGGCTGATGGATGTGGTGGCGTCCGGCCGGGTCGACCTCAAGCCGCTGGTGACGCACCGCTTCAAGCTGGACGAGATCGAGGCCGCGTACGACCTGTTCGCGCATCAGCGCGACGGCGTGCTGAAGGTGGCCATCACGCCTTGAAGGTCCCCCTCCCCCTCGCGGGCCCGCGAGCGGGGGAGGCAAATACTGGTCAGGCCGCGTCGGAGGCGGCGGTGCCGGTCAATATGGCGTGAATGACGGAGGGGTCGCGTGTCATGCGCAGCTTGTTGGCGACCTCATGGTCGCGCAGCAGGCGGGCGATGCGGGCGAGCGCCTTCAGGTGGTCGGCGCCGGCCGCCTCGGGCGCCAGCAGCAGGAAGATGAGGTCCACCGGCTCGCCGTCCAGCGCCTCGAAATCGATCGGCCTGTCGAGCCGGGCGAAGATGCCGAACAGCCGGTCCATCTTGGCGAGCTTGCCGTGGGGGATGGCGATGCCGTTCCCCACCCCGGTGGAGCCGAGCCGCTCGCGCTGGTTCAGCGTTTCGAAGATCTCGCGCTCGTCGCGTTTCAGGAGCTCTGCGGCGCGAGCCGAGAGCTCCTGCAGCGCCTGCTTCTTGCTGCCGACCCGCAGCGCAGGGAAGACCGACGCCGTGGTCAGTATGTCATTGAGGGGCATGGGCGCTCACCAGGTGATCGGCGCCTTCGCGCCCGCGCGTGAAAGCGCCGCCGCCGGGCCGCTTAAGGCCCGTGGCGACGGCAGTGCTGAACATATGAGGGCTCAATTGATATCGTCCGTACGGGCGGCCGGGGGATCGACCCAGCCGACATGGCCGTCAGCGCGGCGATAGACGACATTGATGCGGCCATGCCCGGCATGGCGGAACACCAGCACCGAGCAGCCGGTGAAATCCAGCTCCAGCACCGCATCGCTGACCGCGAGGCTCGGCAGGCTGGTGGTGGCCTCCGCGACGACGGTGGGGCTCCAGCCTTCGAAGCCATCCACGTCGTGCTCGCCCGGCGCTTCCAGCACCGTCAGCGCCGCCAGTTCGTCCCTGGTCGGCGGACGCTCTCCGGTCGCGGTGGTGGCGCCTGCATGGCGTTTGAAGCGCTCCCGGTGGCGGCGCAATCGTGTCTCGATGCGCTCCACCGCGGCGTCCGCGCTGGAATACGGGTCCTGGGCATCGCCATGGGCCTGCAGCACCGTCCCGCTGTCGAGATGGAGCGCACAGTCCGAACGATATCCGGAACCTTCCCGCGCGACGGTCACGTGACCGGACCAGCCGCCATCGAAATATTTGCCCAAGGCATCGGCAATACGGTCGGAAACCCGTTGCCGCAATGCCTCGCCGACGTCGAGATTCTTACCCGAAACGCGCAGCGGCATCGTGACTCGTCCCTTATCTGGGCGAAGCCGCCTGCCGCCGTTACCGGCTTTTCATGCGGCGCCTCGCCCGAACCCCCAACTTGCCCGGCCGGCGCCTTTAACAGGTAGGAGCCGCGAGGGAATGTGTCAACGGACACAAAAAAGTCGACCTCTGAATACCCCCGGATCACCTGTTCAAAGCGGCCATTTGCCCGGCCCGGGCCGGTACCTAGCTCCCGGCGAGGCTCGCCAGTTTCTCGCGCCGGCGCTGTACCGACGAGGGAATCCGCATGGCTTCCCGATACTTGGCCACGGTGCGGCGGGCGATGTCGATGCCGGCCTCGCGCAGCCGCTGCACCAGCGTATCGTCGGAGAGCACGTCGTCGGCGCTCTCGGCATCGATCATCTGCTTGATGCGGAAGCGCACTGATTCGGCCGAATGCGCGGCGCCGCCATCAGCCGAGGCAATGGAGGACGAGAAGAAATATTTCATCTCGAAGATTCCGCGTGGCGTCGCCATGTATTTATTCGACGTCACGCGCGAGACGGTGGATTCGTGCATGCCGATGGCGTCGGCCACCATGCGCAGATTCAGCGGCCGCAAATGCTGCACGCCCAAAGTGAGGAACGCGTCCTGCTGGCGCGTGATCTCGGTGGCGACCTTCAGGATGGTGCGCGCCCGCTGGTCCAGCGAGCGGGTCAGCCAGGTCGCGGTCTGCATGCAGTCGGTGAGGAAGGCCTTCTCGCGATCGTTCCGCGTGGTCTTGTGGACCCGGGAATAATAGGCCTGGTTGACCAGCACGCGCGGCAAGGTGTCGGAGTTCAGCTCCACCAGCCAGGAACCATCCGGCGCGCCGCGCACGAACACATCCGGCACCACCGGCTGCACATGGCCGGAGCCGAAGGCGAGGCCGGGCTTGGGGTTCAGGCGGCGGATTTCCGCCACCATCTCGGCAAGGTCCTCGTCATCGACGCCGCACAGCCGTCGGAGCTGGCCGAAATCGCGTTTCGCCAGCAATTCCAGATTGTTAAGCAATGCCGCCATGGCCGGGTCGAAGCGGTTGCGCTCCCTCAGCTGGATGGCCAGGCACTCGGACAGCGTGCGCGCACCGATGCCGGGCGGATCGAAGCTGTGGATAAGTCCCAGGGCGGTGTCCATCGCCCCCACCGGGGCACCTAGCCGCTCCGCCACCTCGGCCAGATCGGCGGTGAGGTAGCCGGCCTCGTCGATGAGGTCGATGAGGTTATGGCCAATCAGCCGCAGCACCGGATCGGTGACGGCGAGCATAAGCTGGCGCTCCAGATGGTCGGCCAGCGTGGTCTCGGCAGGCACGAAGGCCTCGAGATTATAGCCGTCATCGTCTCGACCACCGGAGCCGACGCCGGCCCATTCCGAATAGGCCGCACTGTCGCTGGCGGTCGGCGTCGCGCTCTCGCGGCCGGAATCGTCGGGGAAGACATTCTCCAGGCCGGTGTCGAGCCGGTCGGCAATGGTCTGGCTGGATTCCAGCCGGTCTTCCATCCAGTCGGAGGCACGGACCTCGCCGTCGCCGTGCTGGGCGGCCGGCGGCTCATCGAGGCCGTGTTCGGGGTGGCCGTGTTCGCCGCCATGCTCGGCAACCGGCTCGTGCTCCGGCTCGGTCTGGCGCTCGAGCAGCGGATTGCGCTCGAGTTCGGCTTCCACATAGGCGACGAGGTCGAGATTGGAGAGTTGCAGCAGCTTGATGGCCTGCATCAGCTGCGGCGTCATCACCAGTGCCTGGGTCTGGCGGAATTCGAGGCGCGGGCCTAGCGACATGACAGGCCCTCGGACGCACCGGCGCTGGGGTGGGCGAGGTATGGTGGCCGGGCTGCCATGCTACAGACGGAACTCCTCGCCGAGATAGAGCCGCCGCACCTCGGGGCTCGCCACGATCTCGTCGGGCGAGCCTTCCATCAGCACGGAGCCGGAATGGATGATGTAGGCGCGGTCGATCAGGCCGAGCGTCTCGCGGACATTGTGGTCGGTGATCAGCACGCCGATGCCGCGCTCGGTCAGATGCCGGACCAGCACCTGGATGTCGCCGACCGCGATCGGGTCGATACCGGCAAAGGGCTCGTCGAGCAGCATGAAGGTCGGCCGGCTGGCCAGCGCGCGGGCAATCTCGACGCGCCGGCGCTCGCCGCCGGACAGCGCGATGGCGGGCGACTTGCGCACATGGGTGACGCGGAACTCTTCCAGCAGCTGGTCGAGATCGCGCTCGCGCTTCTTGCGATTGGGTTCCACCGCTTCAAGCACGGCGCGGATGTTGTTTTCCACCGACAGGCCGCGAAAGATCGAGGCCTCCTGCGGCAGATAGCCGACGCCGAGCCTGGCGCGGCGATACATGGGCAGCCGCGTGACGTCGTAGCCGTCGAGCTCGATGCGCCCGGCATCGGCTTTCACCAGCCCGGTGATCATGTAGAAGATGGTGGTCTTGCCGGCGCCGTTGGGCCCGAGCAGGCCTACCGCCTCGCCACGCTGGACGTGCAGGCTGGCGTCACGGACCACCTTGCGCCCGCCATAGCTCTTGGCCAGGCCGAAGGCGGCGAGATAGCCGACATGGGCCTCATCGGCGAGACCGTGGCCATAGGCCGGGGCAGTTGCACCATTGGTGTAGCGCGGCGGCGCGGTGCGGTGGCCGTCATGGCGCGCATCGTAATTGCGATCGTCGCGGGAAGAATCGCGATCATCATAGTCACGATCGTGGCTGCGCTCATCATGGCCACGGCCGTCACGCCGCTCATAGCCGTCGTCCGCATCGTAACCGTTCCGGTAGCCGTCGCCACGACGCCCGTCCTGCGGATAATCGTCGTCGGCATAACCGTCCTGCGGATAGCCGGCCTGGTCCTCGTACTCGGCGTCGTCGCCGCCATGCATCTGCGCGCCAAGGTCCGTGGACCGGCGACGCCGACGACCAAAAAGCGGGAACAGCCTCACACGCACCCTCCGTGGCGACACACCACGACAAAGGTGATAAACACTCCCGACGGCGCTGGCAAATCCCGATATGCAAAATACGGGCCGGAAGCGCGAAAAGCCGCACGCATGGTGGTTTTGTAACGCTCGGAAGCGGCGCTCGGCGTGAGCATCCTTCGAGGCTCGGGCTATGCCCGAGCACCTCAGGATGACGTTATTCCCAACCGATAAAGCGCTACGTCATCCTGAGAGCCTGACTCAAAATTCGACGTATCCGTTGAAGGCGCCACCTTTCCACCCTCATCCCCGGACTTGATCCGGGGATCCAGACTTCAACTGGGTGCATGCGGTGGGGCTGGATCCCCGGATCAAGTCCGGGGATGAGGGCCAATTGGAGTTTTCAGTCAGGCTCTCAGGTGCAAGCCGAAGGCGAGCCCCGAAGGATGCTCGCGTAGCGCACCGCCTACTGCGCCGGCGGCTTGGGCGCTGCGGGCTTCGGTGCGGCCGGCTTCGGCGCATCTCCCGGCTTCGGTGCGGCGAACTGCTTGGCGCTGTTCGGCACGATCAGGCTCTCGACGCGCCCGCCCTCGAAGCGCGAGGTGCCGGAGACGAGATCGACGGTGAGCTTCTGGCCGCGAATGACGTTCGGCCCCGAGGTCAGCACCACCGGCTTGCCGGTGAGCGTGATGGTGTTGCTGGCGGTCTCGAAGATCGCC harbors:
- the rpoN gene encoding RNA polymerase factor sigma-54; this encodes MSLGPRLEFRQTQALVMTPQLMQAIKLLQLSNLDLVAYVEAELERNPLLERQTEPEHEPVAEHGGEHGHPEHGLDEPPAAQHGDGEVRASDWMEDRLESSQTIADRLDTGLENVFPDDSGRESATPTASDSAAYSEWAGVGSGGRDDDGYNLEAFVPAETTLADHLERQLMLAVTDPVLRLIGHNLIDLIDEAGYLTADLAEVAERLGAPVGAMDTALGLIHSFDPPGIGARTLSECLAIQLRERNRFDPAMAALLNNLELLAKRDFGQLRRLCGVDDEDLAEMVAEIRRLNPKPGLAFGSGHVQPVVPDVFVRGAPDGSWLVELNSDTLPRVLVNQAYYSRVHKTTRNDREKAFLTDCMQTATWLTRSLDQRARTILKVATEITRQQDAFLTLGVQHLRPLNLRMVADAIGMHESTVSRVTSNKYMATPRGIFEMKYFFSSSIASADGGAAHSAESVRFRIKQMIDAESADDVLSDDTLVQRLREAGIDIARRTVAKYREAMRIPSSVQRRREKLASLAGS
- the lptB gene encoding LPS export ABC transporter ATP-binding protein: MHGGDDAEYEDQAGYPQDGYADDDYPQDGRRGDGYRNGYDADDGYERRDGRGHDERSHDRDYDDRDSSRDDRNYDARHDGHRTAPPRYTNGATAPAYGHGLADEAHVGYLAAFGLAKSYGGRKVVRDASLHVQRGEAVGLLGPNGAGKTTIFYMITGLVKADAGRIELDGYDVTRLPMYRRARLGVGYLPQEASIFRGLSVENNIRAVLEAVEPNRKKRERDLDQLLEEFRVTHVRKSPAIALSGGERRRVEIARALASRPTFMLLDEPFAGIDPIAVGDIQVLVRHLTERGIGVLITDHNVRETLGLIDRAYIIHSGSVLMEGSPDEIVASPEVRRLYLGEEFRL